Sequence from the Castanea sativa cultivar Marrone di Chiusa Pesio chromosome 12, ASM4071231v1 genome:
GTTGGAGGCTTTGAATCAACTAGAGGAAGGGCTGAAGGACAAGATTAAGAAATTGAGTTCCTTTGATAAGTACAAGCAAGAAGTCCTCCTTGGTCAACTTGACTGGTCTCCTATGCACAAAGATAACTTGTTTTGGCGCGATAACATTAAGAACTTCGAAGAGAATGATTTCCAGGTACTTAAGGTCCCCTTGCACAATTTTTTCCTCTACTTTTCTGAAAGAAGCTAGTAAGTACTAAACAATTGTTTACTGATAGTTTACCTTTTGGTATATTATGTCCTGGGGCATCCAATACTTCAACAATCTATATTATCCAATGGGTCTGCCAAAAACGTAAACCCTAACCTCTTCTTGTTACTAGTGGCTTTGGGACCCCTTCTTGAACCTCACTTTGAACCAATATTTGCTGGTAGATATGTTGAACACAAGCAAACATACATCATCGCACTCAGTGAATGGTATGTGGACACACTATGTGATGCTGTATGGAGCAAAAACACCATATACCATCTCCAAACACACACAATCACTCACTCGGTATcgattttttgtgatttttgttaTACCATTATTTCTATGGATggtatatggtttttttttttaaatggttagTGTGCAAATAGTTTCTGACCAACTTCCCCATAGTTCTGGCAACTGAGTTTACAGAGCATAAATACAATTTCATTAAAGAAAAGCCTGAGGTTGTATGGCACTTTTAGATTTGAGATTTTGTTTTATGATTGCTGTCTCAGTTTGACAATTCAGTCCAATAACAAAAGTTTAGTGCTAATGTATGATCTTCTGTTACAGATTTTGAGGGTCCTCATTACAATTTTGGACACATCAAATGATCCAAGGACTCTGGCTGTTGCTTGCTATGATCTCTCACAGTTCATTCAGCATCATCCAGCTGGGCGGATCATTGTGACAGACCTCAAGGCCAAGGAAAGGGTGATGAAATTGATGAACCATGAGAATCCTGAGGTTACCAAAAATGCTCTGCTCTGTATTCAAAGGCTTTTCCTGGGTGCCAAGTATGCAAGCTTTTTGCAGGTTTAATTCAGTTTTCTTGGGGAATAATGATGTATATTTCTGAGCCCATATACTGAGTATTTTGGCTCCCGTATCATATATGGttcatttgttgttgtttgagTAATTTATCATCTAGGGCCCTTCTCTTGTCGGAGTTTTCGGTTGTGGAAGAGTTTGAAGAATTAATTTGTTCTCCTATACAGTGGAATATTATTTTTAggaataatattaaataaaagagtttaGTTTTTTGGTTTCAATTGTTATGCAATTTTGTGTATGCATGATTGTAAGGTCATGAGTTACAAAGTTGCAGTAGAGAAAGTTTTTGTATGATGTCCTTAATTTGGTTGGGAGACAGACTTGAAATTATTAGAGGCTAGTTGAGGAAATGCCGAAATGCacaagaatattttattttggctgaAAGGAAAAGCACAAGTTTAGCAATGTACCTCTATCACTCCCTTCCAATAGGCCAATTTCCAAAGAAACTTCGAGGCAAGATGAGAGGGGACCATGTCTTTACCAGGACATAATTTTGCATCAACTATTTAAGGAATCTCTcttggatggaaaaaaaatgttcattgctaggaattttattttatttttttatttgaaaatttgatggtTACCAATGGAGGATGGAGATTTAAACCTGGATGTTAGTTGTTTGAAATTTAATGAAGGTTCAACTTACCTGCAAAAAGCTTATGggctttatttatttgtttgtttgttttgttagtttgtttctttgtttggattGCGTGCCTTCAAATGAGTAAATAAGATACGAGTTAATTTGTTTAGTTGCAGTAATTTACCATCACTCATCAGAGttctatttgcaattattaaCTAGAAACTGCTTTGCTTTTCTGCTTAACTGTTTGGTTTAGATTTTTTCAGGTATATTTCatgttaaaattaattaaatacatttTCGTAACTTCAATAATAAGATAATGACAATCAtaagattattattaattttttttatatacatattatatTACTGTCTTCAAAACATATGTTTTTACTTCTCTCTTAGTATTCTCACTGTttggtatcaaaaaaaaaaaaaaaaatacatacatatatatatatatatatatatatatatatatatatatatatatatatatatatatattctcaccGATGTCTTTTCCCTCtatcttttatctttatctcatTAATGTTGGAGCCATCTTGTTAAGATTAATAAAATATCTCCAACTTGTCCTGTCTTGTGCAAGTTTTCCCCACTCCAAATAGGAGAAAAGGTGAGGATGGGCTACACATGATCCAAACTCTACCTTGTTCTATTGTCATCCCTAATTATAACATTTGAATCATTGCATTTCAATCtactattcttttctttccttccatGTATCTCCATCTATATATTGGGTTAGCGCGTTATTGTCAATTTAGACAATAATAGCAAATTTTACAATTGCAGAGTATGGGTATTTGATTGTCTTGGTAAATTATAACTTAACTCATTTAATAATCATGTTAAAGCCTCTCAATCTTAAGATGattcatttattaaatgggtttaCAACTTTACATGGCATGACCCACAAAACACtcttaataaattatttgagaTTGGCATAGATACAACTCATTTCTATCTTAAATAGGTTGTATTGGTTAACACAAACGCAATTCACTTTAAGgtattttaaaagagaaaaatgtgaCCACTGTATACCCTTGGTGcaatgatcactccacaagtacaaGTTTTTGTAGAGTGTGGAGGGCACGGGTCGAGGTTTAAGTCTCtaggaaggagcttcacacacatatacacttagattatgctagagtagaattctatcttgtataaaaataaataaaaaagaaaaatgtgacccaaattctattttgtaataatatcaattaataaattaatagtaGTATACAATTTAAAAGTTGTTCTTTCAACCCAATGCAATTACATTCAAATTTAGAAATAcataatcaaagaaaaataaaacaaaataaaatcaccCTACTTTTTTGGCAAACGTTGGGGGCTTTAGAGCTTCTTAGcgacaaaataattaattttttaaattacttaatTGTACatctaaaattgaaatttatattgcTAAAAAATGACACTTACTTATACAACTTATTAAACAAATTCATCTCAAAACAAGTCAACTAATAATTTATCTTGTTATTTTGGGTTAATTGAAGATTAGGCAAATCAACATGGAACTAACCCATTTATTAATCCTAACAAAGCTAGTCAACTTGTTTTGACACAAAACCATTTATATTAAGCACCTActcgcaaaaaaaaaatcgtatcATGTTCATGTCGGGTCAAACATTGTACCTAGAAgttcttaaaatattattaatcaattttaaaattaaaattttccaagtCAAGtgcatttaaataaatattaattcacactattttttttttgagaatctaatatttatttatttaatttatgaaaatcGACAACATTGAAAATTCAACTactcaaaacttttttaaaactttatttatttatttaatgagaATCCACTCATAAGTGATTTCAACATGTTATTGGTAGAGTCTTCACGCACGGAGGAAAGGAGAGGAGAATggagaaagagagtgagaggCAGCAGGAACAGGAACAGGAAGACAAGAAAGTATGCAAAAGGTGCCATCAAAACTACACTCCTTCATCTAACACACCTTCCTCATGCCGCTTCCACCCTTCTTTCTTCGTCTGTCGTCGCCATGACGATCAGAAAAGGTACACTACGCTACCTCGTACTTTGTCTATATGAATCTTTCATGATGTTTTTGCATACCCATTTCTTAAATTTCACTGCTTTTTTGGATACATGGATtgcttttcttgttcttttcaATACCCATGTGCTGATTTGGATTATCTGTTGGATATGATATATGACTGAGAACTCGAGGCCTTTGCTTCATTTGGATTTTgggtgtttgttttgtttatatgttgAGATTTATGAAGATCTTATAGTTTGGGAATTTACTTTGTCCATGGGAAAACTCTGCACTCAAATTTCCATGCCCAAATTTCTGAATAACTTTTTATGGGACTTGTTTTAATGTACCATAATGTTGCTAACGACCAGATATCTAGAAAGTTAATTGTCGTTAATGAAATTACAGTGTATAATTCATGTCATATAACAACCTTGAGAGTTACATAcatttgttaaataaatgggGTTAAGCTGGAATTTTTGTTATGAAGGCTGGCAGGATATAGAGGTTAGAGCTGCAACATATGTAATGAATTATGACAGTTAATCTTACACAAGTTTACAAGTGATGggcaatattttatattaatactTTATATTTTGTGTTTCCTTTGTTACGTTTTAATCACATTAAACATTTTTTCATAGGTTAGTAGGcttctttggaaaaaaaatacatgtggcAGACCCTGATTAGTCTAATAAGTGTTCATAAAAAGGTCATACTTAATGCACAAAGCTCCCACTTTTGTGATGTGTTGGAGTGGTGATTGGTAGGTAGCCTTATTCCCAATTTTCTTGGAGAGGCTGATTCCCACATTCAAATCCACCACTTGTCACTTTTGGCGGAAGGCACTTACCATTGCACTAAGGCCCGAACTtgaaattttgggactaaggcttggttgATGTTAGTAGGTcgtctttgaaaaaaaaaaaaaaaagggaaggatACTCAAGAATGCTTCAAATTGTTGGAAGCCTTCTTAACTTAGATGAGCGGAAAGCTGCCACATGTTTTCAGGAGTTGCTAAGTTCTCTCTACAATATGTCATGTTTATGTGGGGAGGGTGGACCTCTAAGTTGGGAAGGGGTGGCCATGgttgtggtttgtggagaagtattcgGATGGGCTGGGAAGTTTTTAACAAATATGTCCAATATAAGGTTGGAGTGGGGgatagagtgaaattttggaatGATAGGTGGTGTGGAGATCTTCCTCTCAAATTGGCTTTTCCAGTCCTGTACAATTTTGCTGCGAACAGAGAGGCTTTCGTAGAGTCTTTTTTGATTTGTCAAGGGGCTAGGGATTGGAGAATTTGGGATCTTCGCTTCAATCGTGGTCCTAACGATTGGGAGGCAAATGTGGTGGACGAGTTCCTTCGTCTCTTGGCATCCAATTTACCTTCAGGGACTGATGGTGATCGTGTGAAATGGAAGTTGACAAAAAATGGGGATTTTACAATCCGTTCATATTATCATAAGTTACATGGTTCTTCTTCTACTGTTTTTCCTTGGAAAGGcatttggaaggttaaggcatCTCGTCGTGTCTCTTTCTTTGTCTGGACAGCTGCTTGGGATAGGATCCTCACAGGAGATAACCTGCTGCTTAGAGGTTTTGACTTTGTcgactggtgcattatgtgtcaTTGCTGTGGCGAGACAGTGGATCATTTGTTGTTACATTGTGGAAAGGCTCATCGGCTGTGGTGCTTTGTTTTTAGGATTTTTGGGATTTCTTGGGTTCCCTCATGTACGGTGTcagattttctttttagttgaTGGAAatggttggggaagcattctTCTTACATCTGGAACTTAGTTCCattgtgtttgatgtggtgcatttggaagGAACGCAATTGGCGGAcgtttgaggatttggatagatccgaggaccaaatgCTTACTCTCTTTTCTGGTTCCCTTTTTGATTGggctagggcttggggactcacatctagtgactctcttcctcttttcctcagctctctttctttgtaatttatgttttttatgtttttgctttccCTTCCTTTTGTTCTTCTGATTTGCTGATGCTATTTTGCATCTAGCAGTTTTATTGAATATAATATTTCTTACCTATCACAAAAAAATATGTCATGTTTGTGTGTTCATCATAGGTTCAATTCATTAAATAAGTCCtggaaattaaaagaaatgacCAGTCAGCTAGAGAGAGTGAATCCCATTGAAATTAAACCTATGTTAAAACCTTATACCATTTAAGTCTTAGCTTTTAGCGCCATCCCTGTTTTGATGACTTTTGAGGTTTCTTTTCCCTTGAAACTTGAAAACCCTTAGATGAACCTGAATTCTATTGGTTTTTGAGTGCCCTTATTGCATTCAAAAAGtccttcattttttctttttattagtacAAAATTACATGTCTTCAATGACTGGCTGTATAGCATCTCGAAAAAATCAATCTTTAGAAACATTCTGTCACTGTTTTACAATTATTAGACAATGTAAGTGTTCcatttaaaagtaatttttctTTCTGAACTGCTAAAATTTGCTATTCTGTTAAGGTTGATCCAActcattttattccttttttttttttttttgagaagaagacaGTAACTCATTACTATCCTTTAAAATATTGATCAGTTTGATAACTACCATGTAGCAAGGATATTAGGTGCTATATCTAGTCCTGAATAACCTTGTTTTCTGGCTTATGTTTCTATTTCATTCCTTAGTCTCTTGTGTAACTAACAACTGATAAtgtaatataacataattgaacaCAGAATTTTAGGGTACAATGCCTTGAAGTCTGTTTTTGTTcattagaattaaaaaatactTACGTTGGAGCTTAAAAAGAAGTCAGAAGAATTCAAAATGCTAAAATGAAATTGGTTATTTTGAGCTAGTACAAATTATCAATCATTTAGATTTATGACTTGTGTTCTTAtggctttatttattttggaattgGTGGGGCATCTTTTTTCATATGTTTGTGTATTTGAAATCTCTCATGATGTGTGGTTTTGGTTGCATCTCAGGACTCaaaatcactttttctttttgggtggaTGCATATAAGTTAGGAAGGAAGAACTAAGaaggttgtgtgtgtgtgtgctttttttttttttataggtagagAGTTGTGTTTGGTAATGTGCTTTTAGAGATccttttacaaaagaaataaatgcTGTTCAAAGATAgcatatttcttttattaacaAGCAAAgcattgcctttttttttttttaatacctatTGTCATGTACACCCCAACATTGATTCATCACCAATTGTCACACCATGATCTCTGAAAGCATTTCTACATGATGGGAGATACTGTGATCCCCCCTGATTATGAGGATTGGATTAAATAAGTTTGTGTTGCGCAGATGTGTGCTAAGTTGAAGTAGGCTATAAGTGATTATAAGGTGCCCTAATTGTAACTTAATTGGGGCATCGTGTAGATGTGGTTAGTATTATTTCTTCAGCAATAGAGGCTCTATTCTCCTGTTGACATTGCTACCACCACCATCACTGCCACTATTGGTCCTGCTTTCAACCCATCTAAACCTGCCAAATCATTGTGTAATGATGTGTGTTATTAGCTAAAGCAATCCATTTTCTTAATTGTGCTTAGCTTgctaggaaagaaaaaaaagagcattatttttgttggttttcttcttttgatgttTAGATtgtttcttacttatcaaaaaaagtaaaagattgTTTCTGTAGATTGCCGTTCAGAGAAGATATGCATCTAAACCTACAAGTTTCATGTAGTTGTGTTTAAAGTGGCAATACTGGTGGTGGTGAGCAACTGTAATAGTGGTTCATTGGTTTGAGTGGTGTCAGAAATATATTTTGGTAGATTGCTGTTTAAAGAAGAGATGTGTCTAAAACTAGAGGTTTCACATGTTTTAAAGCGACAATACTGGTGGTGCTGAAAATGGTGGCAATTGTAATGGTGGTTCATTGTTTTTAAAGTGACAGCATGTGTCAATGTTGGCATTGTGGAGCCACTTTGGTGATATCATAGTAGCTGTCTGAAATGATACTACTCATTgtaatgtttatttgtttgatatATTGAACTACAATTTCAACCTTTTTACTTTAAATATGTAAGgttcatataaaaaaatgattcaggCAGCAAGAagcttattttgttttgttctattattatttttattggattttagGAGTCAAGGGTATTGttgtatttttcatatttttggaaTGGGCAGTAGTTCCAATCCATTGGGtcttatttttggttttattatgttattggGTAGAGGTCAGGCCTTGGTGCAATAATAAGTGCCTTAATCAAAAAGCACTGGGTCGCGGGATTGAGTCTAGGAGATTTATAAACTGAGGtatgatatatttgtttatgttgAACAACTTGGTGCAATGGCAAGTGTCTTTCATGAAAACACAACTGGTTGTGGGTTCGAGTTTGGGACATTATGAACTTAAGTATGATATATTAGTTTATGTTGCACAAATTCGTAGTATTTCTCAGCCATAACCAGTGACCTCTGCTGGAAACTAATTAGGTTTGACGACTGTCTTGCCTGGTAAAGTGAGATGCCAGAATGTTGAAGTCCCTTTAGGATTACACAGTTTATGTCCTTTGAATTTCCTGTTTGGTCATAGGTTTAATTAAAGTGTGTGCATGTGCGTATCATGCCATCATGGAGTCCTAGACCCTAGTTCTAGAGACTGACTAGTGACTACTAAGCAAGAGTGAATGGATGGTCTGTTGTCCCTTTTATACATCAATCCATTTACTCCATGACTTAAGAGTCCCAAAGTTCTCCAAATGGAAAACTGTTGTTTAGAGTGAGTTCAAAATATAGAGAACCAATCATGAGAGCAGTGCTGCGTTGGCTGCAAGTTTGGAATGCTATTTGATATACCAGACTGAAAAGAATTGAACTACTGGCGTGGTTACCGGAGAACTCAGTCTCTATGGAGAGCTTCACCCTTTTAGCCAGAAGAGCATAGATCATATGCATGTGTATGAGTGTGTTCACTTGTGTGGTAGGGGCATGTTGTAAAACTCAGATGGGCCGGATTATTTTTCAACCCATAAAATCAACAGTGTGGCCTCCGCTTATGGATAGTTCTTACAAATCCTACTAGCTAGATGATTCATCTGAATTATGACGTAGCacatttgttatttgttaatttaaggattagaaacactaaataaattataagaaaCCATGTAATGATTGTGGTGTTTTATGCTTGAACACACATATATCTCTATTTTCCCTAGCAAAATAGTATATCTATAGTGTATGATACTTGGTTTGGTTGACACTGTTTAGATACCTTAATAATTGATGGTTCTACTAAATGACCAACTCGTGCTCAAATCCTAATAGGGCACAAGATTCATGCACATATGATTTCTTAACAGTAACTGGCCAGCCCTCACAAACCATGACAGTCCTTAATGACTGAAAGTGACAGTTATACTGTAGGTCAAGAGTTCAATTCTCATTTTCAACCAACAACAATTCTGGGTCTATCTGGATTGGAATTTAGACTGGTGGATAGTCTGAGTGGTCCGAGGCCAATTGCCCAATCTAGTCTggtttttaaaaacatattttgggttaaaaatattactttttttccaTCATATTTTATCTTTGTGTGGACAATTTAACCAGTGGAAGATTCCTACTTTTGTTTGGCTTAAGGTACTATGAATTGGGACCCAATGATCCGCCGTATGCTGCCAAGTTCTATGACTGTTGTGGGGCTGAGGACCCTGAGGCATCTGGCTGCACCACTGCTTTACATGTTTCTTATGATGATGATTGAATCTCTCTTTTCTCTATCATCTCAATCTTTGACTGTATAGTAAATCTGTGGTTAATTCTGTATCTCTTCTCTTGATGtatatcattttttctttcactaATTGAGCATCTTACACATGTTTTATAGAGACATATTGTGAACTTCAAGCTTAatgactttctctctctttgttagATGAATAGTTTTCATTACACAACAAATACTTAAAACACCTAATATACAGTACGGAGTTCATTTTTTccctcttcaaaaaaaaaaaaagaagacttttttcctttcatattaAGTGAGATGTTGCCTCTTGACTGTTtcaaaaattattcttttctattttatttttctttgttagacgaataaatttcaTTACACAACATAATGACAGtaccaaaagttttttttttttttttttgaaaaagagaaaagaacgAGCCATTGATAATATCAGCACGAATACCAGCTACTGCATTgtctgaaaaaagaaaaaaatgactGTTCGGTGCAACTCCTAGGCCTAACATTCTTTTAGAACTCAGACCATATGAAGAAGTTGTTTACTTAATATTGAAAATCCATTTCCGCCGGGATAATAGTAAGTTAAGAGTTAAGATTGATGGTGTCCTTGGAGGTTCAGAAAAGAAATTGAGATTTTGtacaaaaataaagtttcatTATGTTTTAAAACCGAAATGAAATTTGTTAGGCATTCAAGCGATAATAACATTCTTTGTGGTATCTCTTATATTAGATTAAACCCCACATTTCTCTCCCTTattatctacaaaaaaaaaaaaaaaaagaaaagacttttCAAGACATAAATATTTAAGTTCTAGCATCTCCAacaaattctttaaatttttgtttgtttgaagaGTAAACagtaaattttactttttacttactcatttttttcaaattctattTCTAACAAATTTTCTACTATTTTTCTATCCcatttaaaataatcatttttatctGTTGTTTATGTACttgtttcaacttttttatttgagagagagagatagggttaaatattttatttcaataaattcTTTTGCTAATGAACAGTAGCACTAGACAAAGAGAGTGACTATTCATTaacaaaatactttttgaaCTATAGAGAGATGGTTGGAGTTGTGTTTTTAGGTTTTACCCTCTAAAATGGAGATGATTTTAGTTTTAACTCACCTACTGGAGGTACTCTAAAAGTGTCGATATAATGGGAGGAAAGAGGGTTCCCTTTCCTTCCAGACAGCATCCAAACAAGGAATGATTTCTCTCTATCTCACTCCATTCCCTTCCTCCCCATGGCCTTATCCAATGCACCCAGACGAGCTGTAAACATCAGCATAGAAATATGTGAAGAATAAACACATAACACTGCACAGTGTGGGGATATCTTTAACTGTTGAACATGCACACATGTATGTAACCTCAATGGGTTTTAATAAAGGGATTTTGAGAATGTGTTACTTAAGCcacataataatttattatttttaaaattttttaaaaaaaaattaaaaaaaatttaacaacttttttaacttttaaataaaaataaaaaaagtaagagcACACAATAATCGGACCTTTAATAAAGAGCTAACCTTAGTTAAGCCCATAGCATAACCCATAAGTGGCCCACcaagaaataaaatacaatGAACACCCTGACTCTGCTCTGGTACTGCCACAAGGTCTGGTTTACAATGCATATATGTCAAAAAATCTTCTGAGATTGGATGAAGGAAACTGCAACACAATTTAATCAACACAGTTCCTTATTTAGTATTGGCATGATTCGCGTGAGAATGGTACATATTTTGAGGTCTGGCAGAAGGATAACCAATTGGCATTTAAGAGATGAAAGAAGTTAACATTTAACAAAGCAACATGGTTGTGCTTAGCACATCAGAGAGGTAGTACTATATTGTCTATTGCTTGACCTGCTCACCTTTTGTTCCCCTGTCTCTGCATTT
This genomic interval carries:
- the LOC142618736 gene encoding uncharacterized protein LOC142618736, which codes for MEKESERQQEQEQEDKKVCKRCHQNYTPSSNTPSSCRFHPSFFVCRRHDDQKRYYELGPNDPPYAAKFYDCCGAEDPEASGCTTALHVSYDDD